One Peromyscus leucopus breed LL Stock chromosome 4, UCI_PerLeu_2.1, whole genome shotgun sequence genomic region harbors:
- the Slc12a5 gene encoding solute carrier family 12 member 5 isoform X1 gives MSRRFTVTSLPPAAPAVAADPESRRHSVADPRRLPREDVKGDGNPKESSPFINSTDTEKGKEYDGKNMALFEEEMDTSPMVSSLLSGLANYTNLPQGSREHEEAENNEGGKKKPVQAPRMGTFMGVYLPCLQNIFGVILFLRLTWVVGIAGIMESFCMVFICCSCTMLTAISMSAIATNGVVPAGGSYYMISRSLGPEFGGAVGLCFYLGTTFAGAMYILGTIEILLAYLFPAMAIFKAEDASGEAAAMLNNMRVYGTCVLTCMATVVFVGVKYVNKFALVFLGCVILSILAIYAGVIKSAFDPPNFPICLLGNRTLSRHGFDVCAKLAWEGNETVTTQLWGLFCSSRFLNATCDEYFTRNNVTEIQGIPGAASGLIKENLWSSYLTKGVIVERRGMPSVGLTDGTPVDMDHPYVFSDMTSYFTLLVGIYFPSVTGIMAGSNRSGDLRDAQKSIPTGTILAIATTSAVYISSVVLFGACIEGVVLRDKFGEAVNGNLVVGTLAWPSPWVIVIGSFFSTCGAGLQSLTGAPRLLQAISRDGIVPFLQVFGHGKANGEPTWALLLTACICEIGILIASLDEVAPILSMFFLMCYMFVNLACAVQTLLRTPNWRPRFRYYHWTLSFLGMSLCLALMFICSWYYALVAMLIAGLIYKYIEYRGAEKEWGDGIRGLSLSAARYALLRLEEGPPHTKNWRPQLLVLVRVDQDQNVVHPQLLSLTSQLKAGKGLTIVGSVLEGTFLDNHPQAQRAEESIRRLMEAEKVKGFCQVVISSNLRDGVSHLIQSGGLGGLQHNTVLVGWPRNWRQKEDHQTWRNFIELVRETTAGHLALLVTKNVSMFPGNPERFSEGSIDVWWIVHDGGMLMLLPFLLRHHKVWRKCKMRIFTVAQMDDNSIQMKKDLTTFLYHLRITAEVEVVEMHESDISAYTYEKTLVMEQRSQILKQMHLTKNEREREIQSITDESRGSIRRKNPANTRLRLNVPEETAGDGEEKPEEEVQLIHDQSAPSCPSSSPSPGEEPEGEGETDPEKVHLTWTKDKSVAEKNKGPSPVSTEGIKDFFSMKPEWESLNQSNVRRMHTAVRLNEVIVNKSRDAKLVLLNMPGPPRNRNGDENYMEFLEVLTEQLDRVMLVRGGGREVITIYS, from the exons GTGATGGCAACCCCAAGGAAAGCAGTCCCTTCATCAACAGCACGGacacagagaagggaaaagagtACGATGGCAAGAACATGGCCCTGTTTGAG GAGGAGATGGACACCAGTCCCATGGTGTCCTCCCTGCTCAGTGGGCTGGCCAACTACACCAACCTGCCCCAGGGAAGTAGAGAGCATGAAGAGGCAGAGAACAATGAGGGTGGAAAAAAGAAACCGGTGCAG GCCCCACGCATGGGCACCTTCATGGGCGTGTACCTCCCGTGCCTGCAGAACATCTTTGGCGTCATCCTCTTCCTGCGGCTCACTTGGGTGGTGGGCATCGCAGGCATCATGGAGTCCTTCTGTATGGTCTTCATCTGCTGCTCCTGT ACGATGCTCACAGCCATTTCCATGAGCGCGATTGCAACCAATGGTGTGGTGCCTG CTGGTGGCTCCTACTACATGATTTCCAGGTCCCTGGGCCCAGAGTTTGGGGGTGCCGTGGGCCTCTGCTTCTACCTGGGCACTACCTTTGCTGGGGCTATGTACATCCTGGGAACCATCGAGATCCTGCTg GCTTATCTCTTCCCAGCCATGGCCATCTTCAAGGCAGAAGATGCCAGTGGGGAGGCGGCAGCCATGTTGAACAATATGCGGGTGTATGGTACCTGTGTGCTTACCTGCATGGCCACCGTTGTCTTTGTGGGTGTCAAGTACGTCAACAAGTTTGCCCTGGTCTTCCTGGGCTGTGTCATCCTCTCCATCCTGGCCATCTATGCAGGGGTCATCAAGTCTGCCTTCGACCCACCCAATTTCCC GATCTGCCTCCTGGGGAACCGCACGCTGTCTCGCCATGGCTTTGATGTCTGTGCCAAGCTGGCTTGGGAAGGAAATGAGACAGTGACCACACAGCTCTGGGGCCTTTTCTGTTCCTCTCGCTTCCTCAATGCCACCTGTGATGAGTACTTCACCCGAAACAATGTCACAGAGATCCAAGGCATTCCTGGTGCCGCCAGTGGCCTCATCAAAG AGAACCTGTGGAGTTCCTACCTGACCAAGGGGGTGATTGTGGAGAGGCGTGGGATGCCCTCCGTGGGCCTGACAGATGGCACCCCTGTTGACATGGACCACCCCTACGTCTTCAGTGACATGACCTCTTACTTCACTCTGCTTGTCGGCATCTACTTCCCCTCAGTCACAG GGATCATGGCTGGCTCAAACCGGTCTGGAGACCTGCGGGATGCCCAGAAGTCCATCCCTACTGGGACCATCCTGGCCATCGCCACCACCTCTGCTGTCT ACATCAGCTCGGTTGTTCTGTTCGGGGCCTGCATTGAGGGGGTCGTCCTGCGGGACAA GTTCGGGGAAGCTGTGAATGGCAACCTGGTGGTGGGCACCCTGGCCTGGCCATCCCCGTGGGTCATTGTCATCGGCTCTTTCTTCTCTACCTGTGGGGCTGGACTCCAGAGCCTCACAGGGGCCCCGCGCCTGCTCCAGGCCATCTCCCGGGATGGCATAGTGCCCTTCTTGCAG GTCTTTGGCCATGGCAAAGCCAACGGAGAGCCAACCTGGGCGCTGCTGTTGACTGCCTGCATCTGTGAGATCGGCATCCTCATCGCCTCCCTGGACGAGGTCGCCCCCATCCTTTCCAT GTTCTTCCTGATGTGTTACATGTTTGTGAACTTGGCTTGTGCGGTGCAGACACTGCTGAGGACGCCCAACTGGAGGCCACGCTTCCGATATTACCACTG GACCCTCTCCTTCCTGGGTATGAGCCTCTGCCTGGCTCTCATGTTCATTTGCTCCTGGTACTACGCGCTGGTAGCCATGCTCATCGCCGGGCTCATCTATAAGTACATCGAGTACCGGGG GGCAGAGAAGGAGTGGGGCGATGGGATCCGAGGCCTCTCTCTCAGTGCTGCTCGCTACGCTCTCTTGCGCCTGGAGGAAGGGCCTCCGCACACCAAGAACTGGAG GCCCCAGCTACTGGTGCTGGTGCGTGTGGACCAGGACCAGAACGTGGTACACCCCCAGCTGCTCTCCTTGACCTCCCAGCTCAAGGCAGGGAAGGGCCTGACCATTGTGGGCTCTGTCCTGGAGGGCACCTTTCTGGACAACCACCCTCAGGCTCAGCGGGCAGAGGAG tctatCAGGCGCCTGATGGAGGCTGAGAAGGTGAAAGGTTTCTGCCAGGTCGTCATCTCCTCTAACCTGCGTGATGGCGTGTCCCACCTGATCCAGTCTGGGGGCCTCGGCGGGCTGCAGCACAACACCGTGCTCGTGGGCTGGCCTCGGAACTGGCGGCAAAAAGAGGATCACCAGACATGGAGGAACTTCATCG AACTGGTCCGGGAAACCACAGCTGGCCACCTGGCCCTGCTGGTCACCAAGAATGTTTCCATGTTTCCTGGGAACCCTGAGCGCTTCTCCGAGGGCAGCATCGATGTGTGGTGGATCGTGCATGATGGGGGCATGCTCATGCTACTGCCCTTCCTGCTGCGTCATCACAAG GTCTGGAGGAAATGTAAGATGCGGATCTTCACTGTGGCCCAGATGGACGACAACAGCATCCAGATGAAGAAAGACCTGACCACATTCCTGTACCACTTACGCATTACAgcagaggtggaggtggtggagatg CACGAGAGTGACATCTCAGCGTACACCTATGAGAAGACACTGGTAATGGAACAGCGCTCTCAGATCCTCAAACAGATGCACCTAACCAAGAATGAGCGGGAGCGGGAG ATCCAGAGCATCACAGATGAGTCTCGGGGCTCCATTCGGAGGAAGAATCCAGCCAACACTCGGCTCCGCCTCAATGTTCCCGAAGAGACAGCTGGCGACGGTgaggagaagccagaagaggag GTGCAGCTGATCCATGACCAGAGTGCTCCCAGCTGCCCCAGCAGCTCACCATCTCCAGGGGAGGAGCccgagggggagggggagacagaccCAGAGAAGGTGCATCTTACCTGGACCAAGGACAAGTCAGTGGCAGAGAAGAATAAAGGCCCCAGTCCCGTCTCCACCGAGGGCATCAAGGACTTCTTCAGCATGAAGCC TGAGTGGGAAAGCCT GAACCAGTCCAACGTGCGGCGCATGCACACGGCTGTGCGGCTGAACGAGGTCATCGTGAATAAATCCCGGGATGCCAAGCTGGTTTTGCTCAACATGCCCGGGCCTCCCCGCAACCGCAATGGTGATGAAAACT ACATGGAGTTCCTGGAGGTCCTCACTGAGCAACTGGACCGGGTGATGCTGGTCCGCGGTGGCGGCCGCGAGGTCATCACCATCTACTCCTGA
- the Slc12a5 gene encoding solute carrier family 12 member 5 isoform X2, with amino-acid sequence MLNNLTDCEDGDGGANPGDGNPKESSPFINSTDTEKGKEYDGKNMALFEEEMDTSPMVSSLLSGLANYTNLPQGSREHEEAENNEGGKKKPVQAPRMGTFMGVYLPCLQNIFGVILFLRLTWVVGIAGIMESFCMVFICCSCTMLTAISMSAIATNGVVPAGGSYYMISRSLGPEFGGAVGLCFYLGTTFAGAMYILGTIEILLAYLFPAMAIFKAEDASGEAAAMLNNMRVYGTCVLTCMATVVFVGVKYVNKFALVFLGCVILSILAIYAGVIKSAFDPPNFPICLLGNRTLSRHGFDVCAKLAWEGNETVTTQLWGLFCSSRFLNATCDEYFTRNNVTEIQGIPGAASGLIKENLWSSYLTKGVIVERRGMPSVGLTDGTPVDMDHPYVFSDMTSYFTLLVGIYFPSVTGIMAGSNRSGDLRDAQKSIPTGTILAIATTSAVYISSVVLFGACIEGVVLRDKFGEAVNGNLVVGTLAWPSPWVIVIGSFFSTCGAGLQSLTGAPRLLQAISRDGIVPFLQVFGHGKANGEPTWALLLTACICEIGILIASLDEVAPILSMFFLMCYMFVNLACAVQTLLRTPNWRPRFRYYHWTLSFLGMSLCLALMFICSWYYALVAMLIAGLIYKYIEYRGAEKEWGDGIRGLSLSAARYALLRLEEGPPHTKNWRPQLLVLVRVDQDQNVVHPQLLSLTSQLKAGKGLTIVGSVLEGTFLDNHPQAQRAEESIRRLMEAEKVKGFCQVVISSNLRDGVSHLIQSGGLGGLQHNTVLVGWPRNWRQKEDHQTWRNFIELVRETTAGHLALLVTKNVSMFPGNPERFSEGSIDVWWIVHDGGMLMLLPFLLRHHKVWRKCKMRIFTVAQMDDNSIQMKKDLTTFLYHLRITAEVEVVEMHESDISAYTYEKTLVMEQRSQILKQMHLTKNEREREIQSITDESRGSIRRKNPANTRLRLNVPEETAGDGEEKPEEEVQLIHDQSAPSCPSSSPSPGEEPEGEGETDPEKVHLTWTKDKSVAEKNKGPSPVSTEGIKDFFSMKPEWESLNQSNVRRMHTAVRLNEVIVNKSRDAKLVLLNMPGPPRNRNGDENYMEFLEVLTEQLDRVMLVRGGGREVITIYS; translated from the exons ATGCTCAACAACCTGACGGACTGCGAGGACGGTGATGGGGGAGCCAACCCGG GTGATGGCAACCCCAAGGAAAGCAGTCCCTTCATCAACAGCACGGacacagagaagggaaaagagtACGATGGCAAGAACATGGCCCTGTTTGAG GAGGAGATGGACACCAGTCCCATGGTGTCCTCCCTGCTCAGTGGGCTGGCCAACTACACCAACCTGCCCCAGGGAAGTAGAGAGCATGAAGAGGCAGAGAACAATGAGGGTGGAAAAAAGAAACCGGTGCAG GCCCCACGCATGGGCACCTTCATGGGCGTGTACCTCCCGTGCCTGCAGAACATCTTTGGCGTCATCCTCTTCCTGCGGCTCACTTGGGTGGTGGGCATCGCAGGCATCATGGAGTCCTTCTGTATGGTCTTCATCTGCTGCTCCTGT ACGATGCTCACAGCCATTTCCATGAGCGCGATTGCAACCAATGGTGTGGTGCCTG CTGGTGGCTCCTACTACATGATTTCCAGGTCCCTGGGCCCAGAGTTTGGGGGTGCCGTGGGCCTCTGCTTCTACCTGGGCACTACCTTTGCTGGGGCTATGTACATCCTGGGAACCATCGAGATCCTGCTg GCTTATCTCTTCCCAGCCATGGCCATCTTCAAGGCAGAAGATGCCAGTGGGGAGGCGGCAGCCATGTTGAACAATATGCGGGTGTATGGTACCTGTGTGCTTACCTGCATGGCCACCGTTGTCTTTGTGGGTGTCAAGTACGTCAACAAGTTTGCCCTGGTCTTCCTGGGCTGTGTCATCCTCTCCATCCTGGCCATCTATGCAGGGGTCATCAAGTCTGCCTTCGACCCACCCAATTTCCC GATCTGCCTCCTGGGGAACCGCACGCTGTCTCGCCATGGCTTTGATGTCTGTGCCAAGCTGGCTTGGGAAGGAAATGAGACAGTGACCACACAGCTCTGGGGCCTTTTCTGTTCCTCTCGCTTCCTCAATGCCACCTGTGATGAGTACTTCACCCGAAACAATGTCACAGAGATCCAAGGCATTCCTGGTGCCGCCAGTGGCCTCATCAAAG AGAACCTGTGGAGTTCCTACCTGACCAAGGGGGTGATTGTGGAGAGGCGTGGGATGCCCTCCGTGGGCCTGACAGATGGCACCCCTGTTGACATGGACCACCCCTACGTCTTCAGTGACATGACCTCTTACTTCACTCTGCTTGTCGGCATCTACTTCCCCTCAGTCACAG GGATCATGGCTGGCTCAAACCGGTCTGGAGACCTGCGGGATGCCCAGAAGTCCATCCCTACTGGGACCATCCTGGCCATCGCCACCACCTCTGCTGTCT ACATCAGCTCGGTTGTTCTGTTCGGGGCCTGCATTGAGGGGGTCGTCCTGCGGGACAA GTTCGGGGAAGCTGTGAATGGCAACCTGGTGGTGGGCACCCTGGCCTGGCCATCCCCGTGGGTCATTGTCATCGGCTCTTTCTTCTCTACCTGTGGGGCTGGACTCCAGAGCCTCACAGGGGCCCCGCGCCTGCTCCAGGCCATCTCCCGGGATGGCATAGTGCCCTTCTTGCAG GTCTTTGGCCATGGCAAAGCCAACGGAGAGCCAACCTGGGCGCTGCTGTTGACTGCCTGCATCTGTGAGATCGGCATCCTCATCGCCTCCCTGGACGAGGTCGCCCCCATCCTTTCCAT GTTCTTCCTGATGTGTTACATGTTTGTGAACTTGGCTTGTGCGGTGCAGACACTGCTGAGGACGCCCAACTGGAGGCCACGCTTCCGATATTACCACTG GACCCTCTCCTTCCTGGGTATGAGCCTCTGCCTGGCTCTCATGTTCATTTGCTCCTGGTACTACGCGCTGGTAGCCATGCTCATCGCCGGGCTCATCTATAAGTACATCGAGTACCGGGG GGCAGAGAAGGAGTGGGGCGATGGGATCCGAGGCCTCTCTCTCAGTGCTGCTCGCTACGCTCTCTTGCGCCTGGAGGAAGGGCCTCCGCACACCAAGAACTGGAG GCCCCAGCTACTGGTGCTGGTGCGTGTGGACCAGGACCAGAACGTGGTACACCCCCAGCTGCTCTCCTTGACCTCCCAGCTCAAGGCAGGGAAGGGCCTGACCATTGTGGGCTCTGTCCTGGAGGGCACCTTTCTGGACAACCACCCTCAGGCTCAGCGGGCAGAGGAG tctatCAGGCGCCTGATGGAGGCTGAGAAGGTGAAAGGTTTCTGCCAGGTCGTCATCTCCTCTAACCTGCGTGATGGCGTGTCCCACCTGATCCAGTCTGGGGGCCTCGGCGGGCTGCAGCACAACACCGTGCTCGTGGGCTGGCCTCGGAACTGGCGGCAAAAAGAGGATCACCAGACATGGAGGAACTTCATCG AACTGGTCCGGGAAACCACAGCTGGCCACCTGGCCCTGCTGGTCACCAAGAATGTTTCCATGTTTCCTGGGAACCCTGAGCGCTTCTCCGAGGGCAGCATCGATGTGTGGTGGATCGTGCATGATGGGGGCATGCTCATGCTACTGCCCTTCCTGCTGCGTCATCACAAG GTCTGGAGGAAATGTAAGATGCGGATCTTCACTGTGGCCCAGATGGACGACAACAGCATCCAGATGAAGAAAGACCTGACCACATTCCTGTACCACTTACGCATTACAgcagaggtggaggtggtggagatg CACGAGAGTGACATCTCAGCGTACACCTATGAGAAGACACTGGTAATGGAACAGCGCTCTCAGATCCTCAAACAGATGCACCTAACCAAGAATGAGCGGGAGCGGGAG ATCCAGAGCATCACAGATGAGTCTCGGGGCTCCATTCGGAGGAAGAATCCAGCCAACACTCGGCTCCGCCTCAATGTTCCCGAAGAGACAGCTGGCGACGGTgaggagaagccagaagaggag GTGCAGCTGATCCATGACCAGAGTGCTCCCAGCTGCCCCAGCAGCTCACCATCTCCAGGGGAGGAGCccgagggggagggggagacagaccCAGAGAAGGTGCATCTTACCTGGACCAAGGACAAGTCAGTGGCAGAGAAGAATAAAGGCCCCAGTCCCGTCTCCACCGAGGGCATCAAGGACTTCTTCAGCATGAAGCC TGAGTGGGAAAGCCT GAACCAGTCCAACGTGCGGCGCATGCACACGGCTGTGCGGCTGAACGAGGTCATCGTGAATAAATCCCGGGATGCCAAGCTGGTTTTGCTCAACATGCCCGGGCCTCCCCGCAACCGCAATGGTGATGAAAACT ACATGGAGTTCCTGGAGGTCCTCACTGAGCAACTGGACCGGGTGATGCTGGTCCGCGGTGGCGGCCGCGAGGTCATCACCATCTACTCCTGA